A single genomic interval of Picosynechococcus sp. PCC 7003 harbors:
- a CDS encoding SPFH domain-containing protein, which produces MNPLVFIILALGGSAVFGSVKIVNEKNQYLVESLGSYKKTLEPGLNFVTPFIDKIVYRETVREKVLDVPPQSCITRDNVSISVDAVVYWRIVDMYKAYYKVENLQSAMVNLVLTQIRSEMGKLELDETFTARTEINELLLRELDISTDPWGVKVTRVELRDIVPSKAVQDSMELQMAAERKKRAAILTSEGERESAVNSAQGRAESQVLEAESQKKAAILQAEAEKEAIIMRAEAKRQEEVMRAQASAQAMQIVAQQLKTNPAASEALQFILAQQYLAMGQTIGSSGSSKVMFLDPRNMMSTLEGMKSVIGNNADITALDLDLDQLDRHQAG; this is translated from the coding sequence ATGAACCCTTTAGTATTTATTATTTTGGCCCTGGGTGGTTCCGCTGTTTTTGGTTCCGTCAAGATCGTCAATGAAAAAAATCAATATTTAGTCGAAAGCCTCGGTAGCTACAAAAAAACCCTGGAACCGGGTTTGAATTTCGTCACCCCTTTTATCGACAAAATTGTTTATCGCGAGACCGTCCGGGAAAAAGTTTTAGATGTCCCCCCCCAATCTTGCATCACCCGTGACAACGTTTCCATTAGCGTCGATGCGGTGGTCTATTGGCGCATTGTCGATATGTACAAAGCCTATTACAAGGTAGAAAATCTCCAATCGGCCATGGTGAATTTAGTTCTCACCCAAATCCGCTCGGAAATGGGCAAGCTAGAACTTGATGAAACCTTTACGGCGCGCACGGAAATCAACGAGCTCTTGCTGCGGGAATTGGATATTTCCACTGACCCCTGGGGTGTCAAAGTTACGCGGGTCGAACTGCGCGACATTGTACCCTCTAAGGCAGTGCAAGATTCTATGGAACTGCAAATGGCTGCTGAACGGAAAAAACGCGCGGCGATCCTCACCTCTGAAGGGGAACGGGAATCTGCGGTCAACTCCGCCCAGGGTCGTGCTGAGTCCCAGGTGTTAGAGGCCGAATCCCAGAAAAAAGCGGCAATTTTGCAAGCAGAGGCGGAAAAAGAAGCGATTATTATGCGGGCTGAGGCGAAACGCCAAGAAGAAGTCATGCGTGCCCAAGCGTCGGCCCAAGCGATGCAAATCGTTGCCCAGCAGCTCAAAACCAATCCTGCTGCCAGTGAGGCATTGCAATTTATCTTGGCCCAGCAATATCTGGCAATGGGTCAAACCATTGGTAGTAGCGGCAGTAGTAAGGTGATGTTCCTCGACCCCCGCAATATGATGTCTACCCTCGAGGGCATGAAATCAGTGATTGGCAATAATGCAGACATCACTGCTTTAGACTTGGATCTAGACCAACTGGATCGTCATCAGGCTGGTTAG
- a CDS encoding thylakoid membrane photosystem I accumulation factor: MQARHLSPKHILLSLLVILVTTLSLCVTPAWASLNDDRYDGNVFVLYAGNGSLVPPRLSLKETRERELPAMLVFYADDSSDSKRFAPIVSEIQSYYEKVISIIPVAIDSIPQKKRYSKDEVGYYYGGKIPQTVILDAKGKIIFDEVGQSDFNDIDNTFRKLFDLPLREGENLKKPIQSFNEYNSGFAQ; encoded by the coding sequence ATGCAAGCCCGGCACCTTTCTCCCAAACACATTCTCCTTAGCCTCCTCGTTATCTTAGTAACAACGCTATCCCTATGTGTCACCCCCGCCTGGGCGAGCCTCAACGATGATCGCTACGATGGCAATGTTTTTGTCCTTTATGCCGGGAATGGTTCTCTCGTGCCACCCCGCCTCTCCCTCAAAGAAACCAGAGAACGGGAACTCCCTGCCATGTTGGTGTTCTACGCCGACGACAGCAGCGACAGTAAACGTTTTGCCCCCATTGTCTCCGAAATCCAGTCCTACTACGAAAAAGTCATCAGCATTATCCCCGTGGCGATCGACTCCATTCCCCAGAAAAAACGCTACAGCAAAGACGAAGTCGGTTACTACTACGGCGGCAAAATCCCCCAAACGGTCATCCTTGATGCCAAAGGCAAAATAATTTTTGATGAAGTCGGCCAAAGCGACTTTAACGACATTGACAATACCTTCCGTAAACTCTTTGACCTGCCGTTGCGGGAAGGCGAGAACCTCAAAAAACCGATCCAATCCTTTAACGAATACAATTCCGGTTTCGCCCAATAA
- a CDS encoding type II secretion system F family protein → MFEMKEQQQALFFRQLGATLKAGMGLGQAVALAMGEIPWRQREPWQGVILQLERGHSLRESWRPVRSQFSAWAITLLEIAETSGALVSVCRDVSDTLVEMAERRRLIRGMLLRGLVMVWSWVMVIYLLLGGSLLAGSFGTTALVTAIALMIFLYGAITWEPLRLGLRRVPPLRNITRLQMLIHLGYLQLPLDCGLPLTAAIAWLAEGFPDPDLQAICQRIEPQVRRGTDLTTAIAPYFSPMVRQIIRSGETAGTLPLSFSQIRQYYQRELSRRFTLLRVQILLLSLLSFGMFVALLGADVIQSMMQQFEAF, encoded by the coding sequence ATGTTTGAGATGAAAGAACAGCAACAGGCGTTATTTTTTCGGCAGTTGGGGGCGACCCTCAAGGCTGGCATGGGCTTAGGTCAGGCGGTGGCCTTGGCCATGGGGGAAATTCCCTGGCGGCAACGGGAACCTTGGCAGGGGGTGATTTTGCAATTGGAGCGGGGCCATAGTCTCCGGGAAAGTTGGCGGCCGGTGCGATCGCAGTTTTCGGCCTGGGCGATCACCCTCCTGGAGATTGCAGAAACCAGTGGGGCTTTGGTGAGCGTTTGCCGGGATGTGTCAGATACCCTGGTGGAAATGGCCGAGCGACGGCGCTTAATCCGAGGGATGCTCCTGCGGGGGCTGGTCATGGTCTGGTCTTGGGTGATGGTTATCTATCTGCTGCTGGGGGGCTCACTGCTGGCGGGAAGTTTCGGGACGACGGCATTAGTTACGGCGATCGCCTTGATGATTTTTTTGTACGGGGCCATCACCTGGGAACCGCTGCGCCTCGGTTTACGGCGGGTGCCACCCCTGCGGAATATTACTCGGCTGCAAATGCTTATTCATCTCGGTTATCTCCAGTTGCCCCTCGATTGTGGGTTACCCCTAACGGCGGCGATCGCCTGGTTAGCCGAGGGATTTCCAGATCCAGATCTCCAAGCCATTTGCCAGCGCATTGAACCCCAGGTGCGCCGGGGCACAGATTTAACAACGGCGATCGCCCCCTATTTTTCGCCGATGGTGCGCCAAATTATCCGCTCCGGGGAAACGGCTGGCACCTTGCCCCTCAGCTTTAGTCAAATTCGCCAATATTACCAACGGGAACTGTCCCGCCGTTTTACGTTGTTGCGGGTGCAAATTTTGCTGTTAAGCCTGTTGAGTTTTGGGATGTTTGTGGCACTGTTGGGGGCCGATGTGATTCAGTCGATGATGCAGCAGTTCGAGGCGTTTTAA
- the murF gene encoding UDP-N-acetylmuramoyl-tripeptide--D-alanyl-D-alanine ligase has product MGIVLMLSQLTAILGENLRRSPQQLPPESATGVSTDTRDLQPGNVFVALVGEKFDGHDYVEQAHQAGAIALITSRPLETDLPQWIVNDTLRAYQDLGAWWRQQVNIPVIGITGSVGKTSTKELIAGVLGTQGNVLKTEANFNNEIGVPKTLLNLTPDHDFAVIEMAMRGPGEIARLAEIAQPTIGIITNVGTAHIGRLGSREAIAKAKCELLEFMPKDSVAILNADNELLMATAATVWSGETLSYGFSQGDLNGEYVAPDQVKVTDQVFPVPLAGQHNALNYLAALGVMQVLGFGWQGLTTEISLAMPKGRSQRIVLPNDIVLLDETYNAGLESMLAALDLLKQTPGDRHIAVLGTMKELGEFSEALHIQVGEKAQALGLDQLYVLVDDPEAQAITQGAPEVPSFCFSDHGSLIAHLQENMQPGDHLLFKASNSVGLSRVVEALQQSAGS; this is encoded by the coding sequence ATGGGGATTGTGTTGATGTTGTCTCAGTTGACGGCAATCTTGGGGGAAAATCTACGGCGATCGCCCCAGCAGCTCCCTCCTGAATCTGCCACAGGCGTTTCGACGGACACGAGGGATTTACAACCGGGCAATGTGTTTGTGGCCCTTGTGGGTGAAAAATTTGATGGCCATGATTATGTTGAGCAAGCGCACCAAGCCGGGGCGATCGCCCTCATTACCAGTCGGCCCCTGGAAACGGATTTGCCCCAATGGATTGTCAACGATACCCTGCGGGCTTACCAGGATTTGGGCGCGTGGTGGCGGCAACAGGTCAACATTCCGGTGATTGGGATTACGGGTTCCGTGGGCAAAACCAGCACGAAGGAACTCATTGCGGGAGTGTTGGGCACCCAGGGAAACGTTCTCAAAACCGAGGCCAACTTTAATAATGAAATCGGCGTGCCCAAGACCTTGTTAAACCTGACCCCAGACCATGACTTTGCCGTAATTGAAATGGCAATGCGGGGGCCAGGGGAAATTGCTCGACTCGCAGAAATTGCCCAGCCGACTATTGGGATTATTACCAATGTTGGGACAGCCCATATTGGTCGCCTCGGATCCCGGGAGGCGATCGCCAAGGCCAAATGTGAACTGCTTGAATTTATGCCCAAGGATAGCGTGGCGATTCTCAATGCGGATAATGAGTTGCTGATGGCCACGGCGGCGACGGTTTGGTCAGGAGAAACCCTCAGCTACGGCTTTAGCCAGGGAGATTTAAACGGGGAATACGTCGCGCCGGATCAAGTGAAGGTGACCGATCAAGTGTTCCCGGTGCCCCTCGCCGGCCAACATAATGCCCTCAATTACCTAGCAGCCCTGGGCGTGATGCAAGTGCTGGGTTTTGGTTGGCAGGGTCTGACGACGGAAATTTCCCTGGCCATGCCCAAAGGGCGATCGCAGCGCATTGTGCTTCCCAATGACATTGTGCTGTTAGATGAAACCTACAATGCGGGGCTAGAGTCGATGTTGGCGGCCCTTGATCTGCTCAAACAAACCCCCGGCGATCGCCACATTGCCGTGCTAGGGACGATGAAGGAACTGGGAGAATTTTCCGAGGCGCTCCATATCCAGGTGGGCGAAAAAGCCCAGGCCCTCGGTCTCGATCAGCTCTATGTGTTGGTGGATGACCCCGAAGCCCAGGCGATCACCCAGGGTGCTCCAGAGGTACCGAGTTTTTGTTTCTCCGACCACGGGAGTTTAATTGCGCATTTACAGGAAAATATGCAACCCGGCGATCACCTTTTGTTTAAAGCCTCCAATTCCGTTGGCCTTAGTCGCGTGGTGGAAGCCTTACAACAGTCTGCTGGTTCCTAA
- a CDS encoding universal stress protein has product MLPTPSAQTAIPEPQTTAIQKILVALDYRTEDPSIFAQALNFAEKFQAALTIFHCVQPQPVAMPEIGSLAAYGGMIDSTAIALQEEQFQQHLNNVDHWLQNLAYQARTQGIASTIHQQIGDPSEAICAIAKDQQADLIILGRRGLTGLGEVFLGSVSSYVLHHAPCSVLVVQHPQQTPEKSPKHRK; this is encoded by the coding sequence ATGTTACCGACCCCATCTGCCCAAACCGCTATTCCGGAGCCCCAGACGACAGCTATCCAAAAAATTCTTGTCGCCCTTGACTATCGCACCGAAGATCCCAGCATTTTTGCCCAGGCTCTCAATTTTGCCGAAAAGTTCCAAGCGGCTCTCACCATTTTTCACTGCGTCCAGCCCCAACCTGTGGCCATGCCCGAAATTGGCTCCCTCGCGGCCTATGGGGGCATGATCGATTCAACGGCGATCGCCCTCCAAGAAGAACAATTCCAGCAGCACCTCAACAACGTCGATCATTGGCTCCAAAATCTTGCTTACCAAGCTCGCACCCAGGGGATTGCGAGCACCATCCACCAACAAATCGGTGATCCGAGCGAAGCCATTTGTGCGATCGCCAAAGACCAACAAGCCGACCTCATCATCCTCGGACGTCGGGGTTTAACCGGTCTAGGAGAAGTCTTTTTGGGTAGTGTCAGCAGCTACGTACTCCACCATGCCCCCTGCTCTGTTCTCGTCGTGCAGCATCCCCAACAAACCCCAGAAAAATCCCCCAAACACCGCAAATAA
- the ndhC gene encoding photosynthetic/respiratory NAD(P)H-quinone oxidoreductase subunit C yields MFVLSGYEYFLGFLIVSSLVPILALTASKLLRPKGGGPERKTTYESGMEPIGGAWIQFNIRYYMFALVFVVFDVETVFLYPWAVAFNQLGLLAFVEALIFIAILVIALVYAWRKGALEWS; encoded by the coding sequence GTGTTTGTCCTCTCCGGCTATGAATATTTCCTAGGCTTTCTCATCGTCAGTAGCCTAGTCCCGATCCTTGCTCTCACCGCATCGAAACTACTGCGCCCTAAAGGGGGCGGGCCTGAACGTAAAACTACCTATGAATCAGGGATGGAACCCATCGGCGGCGCGTGGATTCAATTTAATATCCGCTACTACATGTTCGCCCTGGTCTTCGTTGTCTTCGACGTGGAAACCGTTTTCCTTTACCCATGGGCGGTGGCCTTTAACCAACTCGGCCTCCTTGCCTTTGTTGAAGCCCTCATTTTTATCGCAATCCTCGTGATTGCCCTTGTGTACGCCTGGAGAAAAGGAGCCCTTGAATGGTCATGA
- the ndhK gene encoding photosynthetic/respiratory NAD(P)H-quinone oxidoreductase subunit K codes for MVMNPTSFEQQQTEKLLNPMGRSQVTQDLSENVILTTVDDLYNWARLSSLWPLLYGTACCFIEFAALLGSRFDFDRFGLVPRSSPRQADLILVAGTVTMKMAPALVRLYEEMPEPKYVIAMGACTITGGMFSSDSTTAVRGVDKLIPVDLYIPGCPPRPEAIIDAIIKLRKKVSNETIQERSLKTEQTHRYYSTAHSMKVVEPILTGKYLGMDTWNNPPKELTEAMGMPVPPALLTAKNREEA; via the coding sequence ATGGTCATGAATCCGACATCCTTTGAACAACAGCAAACCGAAAAACTGCTCAACCCCATGGGGCGATCGCAGGTCACCCAAGATCTCTCTGAGAATGTCATCCTCACCACCGTTGATGACCTCTACAACTGGGCGCGTCTCTCTAGTTTGTGGCCGCTCCTGTATGGGACAGCCTGCTGTTTTATCGAATTTGCCGCCCTCCTTGGCTCCCGCTTTGACTTCGACCGCTTTGGCCTTGTGCCCCGTTCTAGCCCTCGCCAGGCAGATCTAATCCTGGTCGCCGGTACCGTCACCATGAAAATGGCTCCGGCCTTGGTCCGTCTCTACGAAGAAATGCCCGAACCGAAATATGTGATCGCCATGGGCGCTTGCACCATTACCGGCGGTATGTTCAGTAGCGACTCCACCACCGCTGTCCGGGGCGTGGATAAGCTGATTCCGGTGGATCTCTATATTCCCGGTTGTCCCCCCAGACCAGAGGCAATTATTGATGCCATTATCAAATTGCGCAAAAAAGTCTCTAACGAAACCATCCAAGAGCGCTCTTTAAAAACGGAACAGACCCACCGCTACTACAGCACCGCCCACAGCATGAAAGTAGTAGAGCCGATTCTCACAGGGAAATATCTGGGCATGGATACCTGGAATAACCCCCCGAAAGAACTCACCGAAGCGATGGGAATGCCTGTTCCCCCTGCACTGCTAACCGCGAAAAATAGAGAGGAGGCCTAA
- a CDS encoding NAD(P)H-quinone oxidoreductase subunit J yields MAEENQNPTPEEAAIVEAGAVSQLLAENGFSHESLERDHSGIEMIKVDAELLIPLCTALYAFGFNYLQCQGAYDLGPGKELVSFYHLLKVGDNVTDPEEVRVKVFLPRENPVVPSVYWIWKGADWQERESYDMYGIVYEGHPNLKRILMPEDWIGWPLRKDYVSPDFYELQDAY; encoded by the coding sequence ATGGCAGAAGAAAATCAAAACCCCACCCCCGAAGAAGCCGCCATTGTTGAGGCGGGTGCTGTCTCTCAATTATTGGCAGAAAATGGCTTTAGCCATGAATCTCTAGAGCGGGATCACTCCGGTATCGAAATGATTAAAGTAGATGCTGAGCTTCTGATTCCCCTCTGTACGGCTCTCTATGCTTTTGGCTTTAATTATCTCCAATGTCAAGGGGCCTATGATCTAGGGCCAGGCAAAGAATTGGTGAGCTTCTACCATTTGCTGAAAGTCGGGGACAACGTGACCGACCCAGAAGAAGTCCGCGTCAAAGTATTTCTACCGCGAGAAAATCCGGTGGTGCCTTCGGTGTATTGGATTTGGAAAGGAGCCGACTGGCAAGAGCGCGAAAGCTATGATATGTACGGCATTGTCTATGAAGGGCACCCCAACCTAAAGCGGATTTTGATGCCAGAAGATTGGATCGGCTGGCCGCTGCGGAAAGACTATGTCTCCCCTGACTTTTACGAACTCCAGGACGCTTACTAA
- a CDS encoding iron uptake porin yields the protein MKTSIALWRALPIAAAAAGMSMAGTSTAQANTALLDQINHYTQDDLAQVNSVFQLSDVSPSDWAFDALRNLVENYNCIVGYPDGTFRGDHSLSRYEFAAGLNACLQQIERMIQSGGSEVTPEDLAALRRLINEFEAELATLGARVDELEGRVEFLEDHQFSTTTKLKGEVIFAVTDAFGDTNPLDDSLTFYTERVREDGGEGGEGGEGGEQGGGNPNSIPLRLGELVLPVDANPPTNPRWGAIIGEGQSARAVRSRINLLLIEESELIRDFGETGNPFFKGIDAYQGTGGVIAFLNDVENLLTDPRVNDVAQNVGGPDPLTEEELDTIKTQFKDYFSEQTVDDDDTQTVFQDRVRLTLETSFTGKDKLITRLAAGNAEALLDSSAGGMGLQTFNLGNTGSNDVIVDWLAYYRPLGEKGNLYIAATGGIHSDYVNNTYNPYFEDFDGGNGALSTFASESPIYRIGGGAGAALSFNFSDSIGASLGYLADNAADPTEGNGLFNGEYAALAQLDFNLGDRLGLGLTYVNSYHTGGNAIFDAGGGTPVVGTLFGNYVDTTVEANSYGAQLAFNLSDRISLSGFGMYTDANDVEIYSYGGGIAFADLGKEGNVLGIFAGAPPYSDGESGGLLRDNKTPLHIEGFYKYQINDNISITPGVIWLNNSAEGAFGEDSAWIGTLRTTFTF from the coding sequence ATGAAAACATCGATAGCCCTTTGGCGTGCTTTACCCATTGCTGCAGCTGCAGCGGGGATGTCCATGGCTGGCACCAGTACAGCCCAAGCAAATACAGCACTTCTTGATCAAATCAATCACTACACTCAAGATGACCTTGCCCAGGTTAATAGCGTTTTCCAACTCAGCGATGTCTCTCCCTCTGACTGGGCTTTTGATGCACTGCGTAATCTCGTTGAAAACTACAACTGTATTGTTGGTTATCCCGATGGCACATTTCGTGGCGATCACTCTCTCAGTCGTTATGAATTTGCCGCTGGTCTGAACGCTTGTTTACAACAAATCGAGCGCATGATCCAAAGTGGCGGCTCCGAAGTAACCCCAGAAGATCTCGCTGCCCTCCGTCGCTTGATCAACGAATTTGAAGCAGAATTAGCCACCTTAGGTGCTCGCGTTGATGAGCTTGAAGGTCGCGTTGAATTTCTCGAAGATCACCAGTTCTCCACCACCACGAAACTGAAAGGAGAAGTCATTTTTGCAGTGACCGATGCTTTCGGTGATACAAACCCCCTTGATGACTCCCTGACTTTCTACACTGAACGAGTCAGAGAAGATGGTGGTGAGGGAGGTGAAGGAGGTGAAGGCGGAGAACAGGGAGGTGGTAACCCTAACTCAATTCCCCTACGCCTCGGTGAACTTGTGCTTCCTGTCGATGCAAATCCCCCCACTAATCCCCGTTGGGGTGCCATCATTGGCGAGGGTCAGTCGGCGAGGGCAGTCCGTTCTCGGATTAATCTGCTTCTGATCGAAGAGAGCGAACTCATTCGAGATTTTGGCGAAACAGGTAATCCATTTTTCAAGGGAATCGATGCTTACCAAGGTACAGGGGGCGTAATTGCTTTCCTGAATGATGTAGAAAATCTCTTAACGGATCCCCGCGTCAACGATGTCGCTCAAAATGTTGGTGGCCCTGACCCGCTCACCGAGGAAGAACTTGATACCATCAAGACACAATTCAAAGATTACTTCAGTGAGCAGACTGTTGATGATGATGACACGCAAACGGTTTTCCAAGATCGAGTTCGTCTCACCTTAGAAACCAGTTTTACCGGGAAGGATAAATTGATTACGCGTCTTGCGGCAGGCAATGCAGAGGCATTGCTGGATTCTTCTGCGGGAGGCATGGGTCTACAAACATTTAACCTCGGCAATACTGGCAGCAATGATGTTATTGTCGATTGGCTCGCCTACTACAGACCGTTGGGTGAAAAGGGCAACCTTTACATTGCGGCAACGGGTGGGATCCATAGTGATTATGTAAACAACACCTACAACCCCTATTTTGAAGACTTTGATGGTGGTAATGGTGCCCTGTCTACCTTTGCCTCAGAAAGCCCCATTTATCGTATCGGCGGTGGTGCGGGGGCCGCGTTGAGCTTCAATTTCTCTGACAGTATTGGCGCAAGTCTTGGCTATCTGGCCGATAATGCGGCAGATCCGACGGAAGGCAATGGCCTCTTCAATGGTGAATATGCGGCTCTGGCTCAACTAGATTTTAATCTTGGCGATCGCCTTGGTTTAGGTTTGACCTATGTCAACAGCTACCACACGGGGGGGAATGCCATTTTTGATGCAGGCGGCGGTACCCCAGTCGTTGGGACTTTATTCGGGAACTATGTCGATACCACCGTTGAGGCCAACAGCTACGGTGCACAACTCGCCTTCAATCTTTCCGACAGAATTTCCTTGAGTGGTTTCGGGATGTATACCGATGCTAATGATGTGGAAATCTACAGCTATGGTGGCGGAATCGCGTTTGCTGACCTAGGCAAAGAAGGTAATGTTCTTGGTATTTTTGCTGGTGCACCTCCCTACAGTGATGGTGAATCTGGCGGCCTTCTACGTGATAATAAAACACCACTCCACATTGAGGGCTTTTATAAGTACCAAATCAATGACAATATCTCAATTACACCGGGTGTGATTTGGCTGAATAATTCTGCTGAAGGTGCTTTTGGTGAAGATAGTGCCTGGATCGGCACCCTTAGAACAACGTTTACCTTCTAA
- a CDS encoding GNAT family N-acetyltransferase yields MDQVWRDKFWVRDWQTGDRHTAAKVIEQVLIEYGLPWEPEGADQELFEIEKYYWQQGGEFWVIEQAGKIVGTAAYYPIPKGNQAVEIRKMYLLPEVRGQGLGKYLLAELEKAIANRGFEEIWIETVTVLKEAVQLYESQGYQPITDVETTRCDLAYIKKL; encoded by the coding sequence ATGGATCAAGTTTGGCGAGATAAATTTTGGGTACGGGATTGGCAAACAGGCGATCGCCACACCGCCGCCAAAGTCATCGAACAGGTTTTAATCGAATACGGTTTACCTTGGGAACCGGAAGGGGCCGACCAGGAATTATTTGAGATCGAAAAATATTATTGGCAACAGGGCGGTGAATTTTGGGTTATCGAGCAGGCCGGAAAAATCGTTGGTACCGCCGCCTACTACCCCATACCGAAAGGCAATCAGGCCGTGGAAATCCGCAAAATGTATCTTCTGCCTGAAGTGCGGGGCCAGGGCTTAGGGAAGTATCTCCTAGCAGAACTCGAAAAGGCGATCGCCAACCGGGGCTTTGAAGAAATCTGGATCGAAACCGTCACTGTCCTCAAGGAAGCCGTTCAACTCTACGAAAGCCAAGGCTATCAACCGATCACCGATGTCGAAACCACCCGCTGTGACCTTGCCTATATCAAAAAACTTTGA
- a CDS encoding ammonium transporter, with protein MTFLFDSWLRGPFPELGYPFRRKGRLLLLACVLPLLWQGVAIAQGSVGEIPPAVQVTLDTLWVIFAAMLVFFMNAGFAMLESGFCRAKNTVNILAKNLIVFALSSLAFWAVGFALMFGDGNAVVGWNGFFLTGADNSPLTGSAYSGIFSSLSWAGIPLFTKFFFQLAFAGTAATIVSGAVAERIKFASFVIFSLFLVGFSYAITGHWVWGGGWLATLGFYDFAGSTVVHSVGGWAALMGVILLGPRLEKFAGDRINAIPGHNMSTATLGGLILWLGWFGFNPGSTMAADPDAISHIIVTTNMAAAAGAIAATITSWIQFGKPDLSMIINGVLAGLVGITAACAYVNVPSAIVIGAIAGVLVVFAVLTFEGLRFDDPVGALSVHLVCGIWGTLAVGLFSVGGDVYPWYAADAGPSAGLLFGGGVAQLLSQFIGIVVVGMFTAGFSFAIWLVLELGMGLRVSKEEELEGLDIGEHGMEAYHRFFRE; from the coding sequence ATGACATTTTTATTTGATTCGTGGTTACGGGGGCCTTTCCCTGAGCTTGGATACCCATTTCGCCGCAAGGGCCGCTTATTGCTTTTGGCCTGTGTGTTACCACTCCTTTGGCAGGGGGTGGCGATCGCCCAGGGTAGCGTTGGAGAAATTCCGCCGGCGGTTCAGGTCACCCTAGATACCCTCTGGGTTATTTTCGCAGCGATGCTCGTGTTCTTTATGAACGCGGGGTTTGCAATGTTAGAAAGTGGCTTTTGTCGGGCGAAAAATACCGTCAACATTTTGGCGAAAAACCTGATTGTGTTTGCCCTCTCGAGCCTCGCCTTTTGGGCCGTGGGCTTTGCCCTAATGTTTGGCGATGGCAATGCGGTCGTAGGTTGGAATGGCTTTTTCCTCACTGGGGCAGATAATAGTCCCCTTACAGGTTCGGCCTACAGTGGTATTTTTTCGTCCCTAAGCTGGGCTGGGATTCCCCTTTTTACCAAATTTTTCTTCCAATTGGCCTTTGCGGGAACGGCAGCGACCATCGTTTCCGGGGCGGTGGCTGAACGAATTAAGTTTGCTTCTTTTGTGATTTTCAGCTTGTTCTTGGTGGGATTTTCCTATGCCATCACCGGTCACTGGGTTTGGGGGGGCGGCTGGTTAGCAACCCTCGGTTTTTATGATTTTGCCGGATCAACGGTGGTGCATTCGGTAGGGGGCTGGGCTGCTTTGATGGGGGTGATCCTTTTGGGGCCGCGCCTCGAAAAATTCGCAGGCGATCGCATCAATGCCATTCCTGGCCACAACATGAGTACCGCCACTTTAGGGGGATTAATCCTCTGGTTGGGTTGGTTTGGGTTTAATCCGGGTTCGACGATGGCGGCGGATCCCGATGCCATTAGCCACATCATCGTCACCACAAATATGGCTGCTGCTGCCGGGGCGATCGCCGCGACCATTACCTCCTGGATTCAATTTGGTAAACCGGATCTCTCGATGATCATTAACGGTGTCCTGGCTGGGCTAGTGGGCATTACCGCCGCCTGTGCCTATGTGAATGTCCCTTCTGCCATTGTGATCGGGGCGATCGCCGGGGTGCTAGTGGTTTTTGCGGTGCTGACCTTCGAGGGTTTACGCTTCGATGACCCCGTTGGTGCTCTCTCGGTGCATCTCGTCTGCGGGATTTGGGGCACCCTGGCCGTGGGCTTATTCAGTGTGGGTGGCGACGTTTATCCTTGGTATGCCGCCGATGCTGGCCCCAGTGCCGGATTATTGTTCGGGGGGGGCGTTGCCCAACTGCTCAGTCAATTTATCGGCATTGTCGTGGTGGGGATGTTTACCGCTGGCTTTAGCTTCGCCATCTGGTTAGTTCTCGAACTTGGTATGGGTCTCCGGGTGAGCAAAGAAGAAGAACTAGAGGGCCTCGACATTGGTGAACATGGTATGGAAGCATACCACCGCTTCTTCCGGGAGTAA